One stretch of Rissa tridactyla isolate bRisTri1 chromosome 21, bRisTri1.patW.cur.20221130, whole genome shotgun sequence DNA includes these proteins:
- the LOC128900169 gene encoding parathyroid hormone 4-like, translated as MFLPQRSLQMVTFFAVLIFACFATCQDTENKRAVTEHQLMHDKGRAFQGLKRLMWLHNALGSVHTASSRDISLSNAMWDSQESPDASDLYNSVSGDETSSLTKQLLELKEKEQGLPPLKQLDLLQYAKSPKGNWNPQDLFSLLQIKELGSKRNPSALPQNISH; from the exons atgttcCTGCCCCAGAGATCTCTGCAGATGGTTACATTTTTCGCAGTTCTTATTTTTGCCTGTTTTGCAACATGTCAAGACACTGAAAA TAAGAGAGCGGTGACAGAGCATCAGCTCATGCATGACAAAGGGAGGGCGTTTCAAGGGCTGAAGCGCCTGATGTGGCTCCACAACGCCCTGGGTAGCGtgcacacagccagcagcagggatATTTCGCTCTCAAATGCCATGTGGGATTCACAGGAGAGCCCAGATGCCTCGGATCTCTACAACAGCGTCAGCGGAGACGAGACTTCAAGCCTGACGAAGCAGCTGCtggaactgaaggaaaaagagcaggGCCTCCCCCCGTTAAAGCAGCTGGATTTGCTGCAGTACGCAAAGAGCCCAAAGGGTAACTGGAACCCACAAGACCTTTTCAGCCTCCTTCAAATCAAAGAGTTGGGCAGCAAGAGGAATCCCAGCGCCCTGCCACAGAACATTTCCCACTAG